A segment of the Biomphalaria glabrata chromosome 18, xgBioGlab47.1, whole genome shotgun sequence genome:
ttttttgaagtaacgtctgtattatataagataagataggggAGATGACTAAGTGACTTGCTCTGAAAATTTtgattaaagtgaggaggagTCGCTCAATACGCCGACCTGACTCTCTCGCCCTTTGCCCTAAAGCCCATCCTATTCcagaagcaagatttggtcaagtcGTCCTGGGACGAGtcttgggtgcagtggatgactagagactttctgtgtgtcttgtcctgctcaagagtgctccacagcactgtgttggtagttgcctttctgtccgatttgtctagttttgtgacgtttCACACAGGCCTCCAAGTCCAGACTTtacatgctaggtttgacagtACCTCAGTGTACTAAGTGTCACGGACAAATCATAGTTTATAAACAATTTAATCTTAATGAACACTGTCAGcactattttgtttacattcctccattttggttctccCCTCCTTCAACACACCTTCCCagcattccacattcacactaagatgcgcacgtaacgatgggtgaaattatttcaaaataaatgtactCTAATATTACCTTTACAGTTTTCTCTTGCTGTTATGTAATTAACTTTGTAGTCAGACATCCAGACACAGGCGATGACTGAACcttttattaaaagtttaaatccATCGTCTGTATTGCATGAGATATATATGTCTATCAATGTGTACGTTTTGACTCTGTTGACTGTAATGCTACCTGAAATTAAAGTCATTATTGCATTATCTCATGTTTATATAATCGAAGAGCCAAGTCCAGGGACTCTCTGCTTTCATTACTAGATGTTTGATTAAGAGTGAACAAGTCTGACGTGACTGGCCTAGGGGTAAAGAGCTCCCGGTCAACGCCTATCTTTCTGTAAGAAGAAATACTTCTGTCATGTGATACATATGGATACACGGCGGCTCAATGAATCATGAGTGGACTGTTTCTTATGTTGGTCAAAGGATTCCATCTCACGTAACAATAACGTGGCAACTAGTCGGAGACGTCTGCTATTTGCAATCAGGCTACTCGCGACATCATGGGAGCCCACGCATTCAATACAAGGATATTCTGAGACTTGGGGTGGTAATTCGACAAAGATGTGGTAGTCCTGTACAATTAAACTGCCACTTCGCTCCAAAAGGAGGCTATGAGGAAAAGCAGTATACCCACAaaggaagctttttttttttactgtacaaCTTGTCACACAATAGGAACGTGATGATCGGTGGCTTCGGCCTCCACGCGAGGGTCATTCACTGATGGAACGACCTAACCAGTACTGGCAGATGTCATAGTCCAAACTTCGGACAAGACTATGAGGGAAGAGCACCATGTCCAATACAGATCACGTCTTACTTAAACTTAGTCTTAGGTCCTGTCGTaacgttcggcgcatttgggcggcaagctgtctccataaagatctgtcattggcaatgtctgaagcctcctcccacctggtgtcctcTGTTCTGAGGTCTGTTCAATCACGTCTATCTTATGAAAACAATCCTTCTCTTTGGTCTAACTGACCTCTCCAATTAACGAAACAATCTTTGTGAAAGTGAGCGAAGGATAAAGCATGCCAAGCCATCGCCATTATTCTACAAGGGGCTGTTATCAGTACACGAGAGCTGGTCAGGTGGTCCTTCAGGGCCACGTTGTGTTCtcaataaaatatgtaaaaaactCCGTCGGTGCTTGGTCTTGGGCCGCGTTCAATAGCTGCGTATTTGGAGTCACTTTATGGTCTCATACATTGCGGAAACTCTGAACAGGAATAGGCGTGAATAGCTGCAGGTCAGCGCCTATCCTATGAGAGATACTTGTCAGtggttaaagaaataaaaggaaaGATAATCGTTCAGTTTCCCTAATGGACCATTTCAAAAGtagcgccaaaaaaaaaaaaaataaaaaaaaaattaaaaaatatttttttaaaagacaatacctacattattaaacttcaaacataattaaacaattataaaaaatataaaaaaaaatattttgatttatttcgTGTATCGAACCTGTGACACCGTCAGCTGCCAGAACTTACGCATTTTCTGAATCGGTTTGCGAGGAAGGCATACTTGTGCGTTTTCCACACCTGAATGCACactatatggacatctagatcagACACTAGATCTTAAGTTCTAATTTACAACTCTTTAAAAATCTAGTGAAAATCTAGTCTATCAAAGTGTTGTCTCATTTATAAGTTTCCCTTTTATACATTGCgaactatagggcagatgataagatagtttttttttgtttttttttgccaaccgttaacgagcagggtgtcatgtgtcagcacaaagaccatccgcctttactttccattACTAAAGTAAGGTACACATTGGAGTTGGGTGGTCTCAGGAACACCTTAAAAATCCCCTAATTAAAATCTGGgttttcaccaagattcgaagcCAAACTCTTAACCAATCAGCTGACTTGGTACGCAATATTTATCCATGAAATAGTACAAACCTTTAGAATATTTTACATACATTCTATATTACTATTATAGTGTTGAATACAAATGCTTTATTATAAactaatttgtttgtttgttttcttcacTTAGTATAGGAGCTTCTAGCACGAAAACTTCGGTCGATACCTAAACGGCTGAGTTAAAACTTTGCTTACTTTCATTTCGTTGCTGATGTTCCAATTATTgtgatttgtttaatttttttttgttgcatttttttttcaaattcagtAGCTTTAAAGAATATGAATAAAAtctcttttttacaaagcttatatcgactcactgtttttgtatttctcccacacccattctcggaagtttaaactttgcacaaatattcattgtcgaagacatgaatgaataaaataaatatccaATTGGTGAATTTATTactgttaattatttttaatagatccCAAGAAAGGAAATTTATTCTTCTGTACTTAGGGATATGCTAAATATTTGGGGTTTTGTCCACACTCCCTGAGTAAgttgaaattatttattgtacttaacaaaacatgatttaataaagaaaagtaaccaattagttaataagttgttgttaattaattattttcttgatatcgaaaagggagataatttctacattattaagatatacagttgtaaatgtggagttcttccccttagattttttataaaaaaaaaagcatttttgtattttgcttgtttgataGTTGTTTTAACgttcaacatatttttaaatgttctgttcgcacacatttaaaaaataaatttcgtgTTATTCTATATTGTAAGTTTTCTTCTGTTTGCAAAGTTCTTTAACAATCTCGACTTACCCCTTTGACATACTTTTTGCTGGTCGTCGAAAGAGAAAGAAGTACAGTTTGTCGATAAACAAGTTAGAGCACAGTCCACCACACTTCTCGTCTGCACCGTGGATTCGGTATTTAGACTGACTAACAGCGTGTTCTCTACTCGCTGGAAACTGGGGAGTTTGGTTTCAGATGTGCTGACTGACGATTTATCATGCATAAATAAACAAGctttttagatctatttgtacCTCTAAATCTCATCAAGTGTTTCAAACAAATTTAGTGCTTTAAAATGTTAGCGACTTAATTGTTACATTTTGTTGAACTCTACCACCACGCCACTGTTTAGCTAATACTGTATTGTATTTAATTCTTTATACTTCTTGTTGACATTATTGCAAGAAAATATtagtaaatgtttaaaaaataaaaaaaaaatttactcattaggcatttacatttttgtaaTTAGTCCTGAaggacaaaataataaaataataattaaatgcaaaaataataatgttctgATTCTAGCTCGAGATTCAGAATCATTGAtgcacaaaatatttttgaaaatgtaattaatttaaagtttaaagtttaaaaattgtAGACTATAAAACTTACgtgatttaaaatttaaaataaacattttcatgGCAATCATTTACGATCTAATTCTATAAATGTACATTAAATGTAAGATTGATTAACAAAAAGTGTTTATATTCTTACCCAGACTAGAAATAATCATTAAAGAACAGTAAATAGTTGTCATCACTTCTAGCAATAATAAGAACATTTGTGTGAATATACTTCTGTATCTAAACAGTATAATATTGTAGAGCATCACAATAGACACTTTTAAAAGAGTAGTAAGTTTAGAATAGAaccttaaaaaaacatacaaattcTCAGCCCGCTGAAGACAGAATAACCCTAATAATCTATTCTCATTTCGtgaatattcctttgttatTGGAAGCATGCTATGTTGATTAGATGCTTCAAACGAATCTAAGGCGAccattgttaaataattgatgAGTGACAAACCTAAAAAAATCGTCTcacacaacaaaacaataaagtaatacatatttaatttgaTCAATATATATTCATAGTAGCACAAAGCGAAAACAAACTAAACATTACGCTCTATTTCATCAAACACTTACAAGTAGACCATTTCTCCACAGCTAGTCCTACTTCACTCTTACCATGATCTGTGACGGTCCTTTTTGCATtcatctctgtcttttgccttggatagaatctaaATTCTTCTATGCTGTCTTCATTACGTTGTCATATTTACATCCTTTCTTTTTCCTGCTGCTGTCCCATGAAGAAGTTGTGTTAAGGCCATAattttttagcttgcgttttttgacATTGATTAGCAGCTGCatgcagaaatgacacaaagactctccatcgtattgtccgagatctcactggagcaaagagtggacatggagCATCgataaaagaaaagcaaggctaAACTTTGCTAActaaagaagaacaggatgtaAGATttgtagagcactttaaagagactcTTAACCAACCGTCTCAAGACCTGACTTACACATTCAAGGACCTCTCTCCGGAAAATGATCttaaggtcaagacagacccagtAACTGcagaggaggttaccatggccattgcagt
Coding sequences within it:
- the LOC129923986 gene encoding C-type lectin domain family 4 member E-like isoform X1 — translated: MFLLLLEVMTTIYCSLMIISSLVSTSETKLPSFQRVENTLLVSLNTESTVQTRSVVDCALTCLSTNCTSFSFDDQQKVCQRGSITVNRVKTYTLIDIYISCNTDDGFKLLIKGSVIACVWMSDYKVNYITARENCKAMSSHLVTIKTLQKLYLLQGSYGYKQQMWIGLNDIVAEGVYRWEDDNSECNATCRASIFEAYEPNDKDGNEDCICFHYREPKANDFPCDETLVFLCEKPFFNRP
- the LOC129923986 gene encoding C-type lectin domain family 4 member E-like isoform X2 — its product is MFLLLLEVMTTIYCSLMIISSLVSTSETKLPSFQRVENTLLVSLNTESTVQTRSVVDCALTCLSTNCTSFSFDDQQKVCQRGSITVNRVKTYTLIDIYISCNTDDGFKLLIKGSVIACVWMSDYKVNYITARENCKAMSSHLVTIKTLQKLYLLQGSYGYKQQMWIGLNDIVAEGVYRWEDDNSECNATCRASIFEACR